The proteins below are encoded in one region of Agelaius phoeniceus isolate bAgePho1 chromosome 35, bAgePho1.hap1, whole genome shotgun sequence:
- the LOC129130627 gene encoding uncharacterized protein LOC129130627 isoform X26 yields MNPPYPRASIPTFLGHPSPPAPGHPSPPSWGIHPHLPGASIPTFPGHPIPTCPGASIPTCPGHPSPPSWGIHPHLPRGIHPHLPLAIPTCPRASIPTCPGHPSPPSWGIHPHLPRGIHPQLPGASIPTFPGHPSPPAPGHPSPPAPRHPSPPSWGIHPHLPRGIHPHLPGPSPPAPGCSHLPRAIHSHLPRAVLTSRGRSRGHWGAVLARAGGEQPPRSPSVLPCPAPRCPGRSCSRARSPGRSRSPWGQQELPRLPHLHSELCPARSAAPGAGGKQESCFDLEGFFCKKHAKKRKGSRSSPGRGRRARPPQPPPALSLDIYFCICIFLYRKL; encoded by the exons ATGAATCCCCCCTACCCCAGGGCATCCATCCCCACCTTCCTGGGCCATCCatccccac CTGCCCCGGGGCATCCATCCCCACCTTCCTGGGGCATCCATCCCCACCTTCCCGGGGCATCCATCCCCACCTTCCCGGGGCATCCCATCCCCACCTGCCCCGGGGCATCCATCCCCACCTGCCCGGGGCATCCATCCCCACCTTCCTGGGGCATCCATCCCCACCTGCCCCGGGGCATCCATCCCCACCTTCCCCTGGCCatccccacctgccccagggcatCCATCCCCACCTGCCCGGGGCATCCATCCCCACCTTCCTGGGGCATCCATCCCCACCTGCCCCGGGGCATCCATCCCCAACTTCCCGGGGCATCCATCCCCACCTTCCCGGGGCATCCatccccac ctgccccagggcatCCATCCCCACCTGCCCCAAGGCATCCATCCCCACCTTCCTGGGGCATCCATCCCCACCTGCCCCGGGGCATCCATCCCCACCTTCccgggccatccccacctgCCCCGGGCTGTTCTCACCTGCCCCGGGCCATTCACTCCCACCTGCCCCGGGCTGTTCTCACCTCTCGGGGCCGTTCCCGGGGGCATTGGGGCGCTGTCCTCgccagggcaggtggagagcagccgccccgcagcccctcagtgcTTCCGTGTCCCGCTCCCCGTTGTCccgggagaagctgcagccgaGCCAGGAGCCCGGGGAGGAGCCGGAgtccctggggccagcaggagctgccccggCTGCCCCATCTCCATTCCGAGCTTTGCCCCGCTCGCTCGGCAGCTCCGGGAGCCGGCGGGAAGCAGGAATCTTGTTTTgatttggaggggtttttttgtaaaaaacacgcaaaaaaaaggaaaggcagcagaagctccccggggagggggcgcaGGGCccggcccccccagccccccccgGCTCTCTCTCTCGATATCTATTTTTGcatttgtatatttttatataggAAACTTTaa
- the LOC129130627 gene encoding uncharacterized protein LOC129130627 isoform X24, translating into MNPPYPRASIPTFLGHPSPPAPGHPSPPSWGIHPHLPGASIPTFPGHPIPTCPGASIPTCPGHPSPPSWGIHPHLPRGIHPHLPLAIPTCPRASIPTCPGHPSPPSWGIHPHLPRGIHPQLPGASIPTFPGHPSPPAPGHPSPPAPGHPSPPAPRHPSPPSWGIHPHLPRGIHPHLPGPSPPAPGCSHLPRAIHSHLPRAVLTSRGRSRGHWGAVLARAGGEQPPRSPSVLPCPAPRCPGRSCSRARSPGRSRSPWGQQELPRLPHLHSELCPARSAAPGAGGKQESCFDLEGFFCKKHAKKRKGSRSSPGRGRRARPPQPPPALSLDIYFCICIFLYRKL; encoded by the exons ATGAATCCCCCCTACCCCAGGGCATCCATCCCCACCTTCCTGGGCCATCCatccccac CTGCCCCGGGGCATCCATCCCCACCTTCCTGGGGCATCCATCCCCACCTTCCCGGGGCATCCATCCCCACCTTCCCGGGGCATCCCATCCCCACCTGCCCCGGGGCATCCATCCCCACCTGCCCGGGGCATCCATCCCCACCTTCCTGGGGCATCCATCCCCACCTGCCCCGGGGCATCCATCCCCACCTTCCCCTGGCCatccccacctgccccagggcatCCATCCCCACCTGCCCGGGGCATCCATCCCCACCTTCCTGGGGCATCCATCCCCACCTGCCCCGGGGCATCCATCCCCAACTTCCCGGGGCATCCATCCCCACCTTCCCGGGGCATCCatccccac CTGCCCCGGGGCATCCatccccacctgccccagggcatCCATCCCCACCTGCCCCAAGGCATCCATCCCCACCTTCCTGGGGCATCCATCCCCACCTGCCCCGGGGCATCCATCCCCACCTTCccgggccatccccacctgCCCCGGGCTGTTCTCACCTGCCCCGGGCCATTCACTCCCACCTGCCCCGGGCTGTTCTCACCTCTCGGGGCCGTTCCCGGGGGCATTGGGGCGCTGTCCTCgccagggcaggtggagagcagccgccccgcagcccctcagtgcTTCCGTGTCCCGCTCCCCGTTGTCccgggagaagctgcagccgaGCCAGGAGCCCGGGGAGGAGCCGGAgtccctggggccagcaggagctgccccggCTGCCCCATCTCCATTCCGAGCTTTGCCCCGCTCGCTCGGCAGCTCCGGGAGCCGGCGGGAAGCAGGAATCTTGTTTTgatttggaggggtttttttgtaaaaaacacgcaaaaaaaaggaaaggcagcagaagctccccggggagggggcgcaGGGCccggcccccccagccccccccgGCTCTCTCTCTCGATATCTATTTTTGcatttgtatatttttatataggAAACTTTaa
- the LOC129130627 gene encoding uncharacterized protein LOC129130627 isoform X11, whose product MNPPYPRASIPTFLGHPSPPAQGIHPHLPGASIPTFPGHPSPPSRGIPSPPAPGHPSPPARGIHPHLPGASIPTCPGASIPTFPWPSPPAPGHPSPPARGIHPHLPGASIPTCPGASIPNFPGHPSPPSRGIHPHLPQAIPTCPGHPSPPAPGHPHLPRASPPAQGIHPHLPWPSPPAPGHPSPPAPGHPSPPAPRHPSPPSWGIHPHLPRGIHPHLPGPSPPAPGCSHLPRAIHSHLPRAVLTSRGRSRGHWGAVLARAGGEQPPRSPSVLPCPAPRCPGRSCSRARSPGRSRSPWGQQELPRLPHLHSELCPARSAAPGAGGKQESCFDLEGFFCKKHAKKRKGSRSSPGRGRRARPPQPPPALSLDIYFCICIFLYRKL is encoded by the exons ATGAATCCCCCCTACCCCAGGGCATCCATCCCCACCTTCCTGGGCCATCCatccccacctgcccagggcatCCATCCCCAC CTTCCTGGGGCATCCATCCCCACCTTCCCGGGGCATCCATCCCCACCTTCCCGGGGCATCCCATCCCCACCTGCCCCGGGGCATCCATCCCCACCTGCCCGGGGCATCCATCCCCACCTTCCTGGGGCATCCATCCCCACCTGCCCCGGGGCATCCATCCCCACCTTCCCCTGGCCatccccacctgccccagggcatCCATCCCCACCTGCCCGGGGCATCCATCCCCACCTTCCTGGGGCATCCATCCCCACCTGCCCCGGGGCATCCATCCCCAACTTCCCGGGGCATCCATCCCCACCTTCCCGGGGCATCCatccccacctgccccaggccatccccacctgcccggggcatccatccccacctgccccagggcatccccacctgcccagggcatccccacctgcccagggcatccatccccacctgccctggccatccccac CTGCCCCGGGGCATCCatccccacctgccccagggcatCCATCCCCACCTGCCCCAAGGCATCCATCCCCACCTTCCTGGGGCATCCATCCCCACCTGCCCCGGGGCATCCATCCCCACCTTCccgggccatccccacctgCCCCGGGCTGTTCTCACCTGCCCCGGGCCATTCACTCCCACCTGCCCCGGGCTGTTCTCACCTCTCGGGGCCGTTCCCGGGGGCATTGGGGCGCTGTCCTCgccagggcaggtggagagcagccgccccgcagcccctcagtgcTTCCGTGTCCCGCTCCCCGTTGTCccgggagaagctgcagccgaGCCAGGAGCCCGGGGAGGAGCCGGAgtccctggggccagcaggagctgccccggCTGCCCCATCTCCATTCCGAGCTTTGCCCCGCTCGCTCGGCAGCTCCGGGAGCCGGCGGGAAGCAGGAATCTTGTTTTgatttggaggggtttttttgtaaaaaacacgcaaaaaaaaggaaaggcagcagaagctccccggggagggggcgcaGGGCccggcccccccagccccccccgGCTCTCTCTCTCGATATCTATTTTTGcatttgtatatttttatataggAAACTTTaa
- the LOC129130627 gene encoding uncharacterized protein LOC129130627 isoform X30, protein MNPPYPRASIPTFLGHPSPPAQGIHPHLPLAIPTCPGASIPTFLGHPSPPSRGIHPHLPGASHPHLPRGIHPHLPGASIPTFLGHPSPPAPGHPSPPSPGHPHLPQGIHPHLPWPSPPAPGHPSPPAPGHPSPPAPRHPSPPSWGIHPHLPRGIHPHLPGPSPPAPGCSHLPRAIHSHLPRAVLTSRGRSRGHWGAVLARAGGEQPPRSPSVLPCPAPRCPGRSCSRARSPGRSRSPWGQQELPRLPHLHSELCPARSAAPGAGGKQESCFDLEGFFCKKHAKKRKGSRSSPGRGRRARPPQPPPALSLDIYFCICIFLYRKL, encoded by the exons ATGAATCCCCCCTACCCCAGGGCATCCATCCCCACCTTCCTGGGCCATCCatccccacctgcccagggcatCCATCCCCACCTTCCCCTGGCCATCCCCACCTGCCCCGGGGCATCCATCCCCACCTTCCTGGGGCATCCATCCCCACCTTCCCGGGGCATCCATCCCCACCTTCCCGGGGCATCCCATCCCCACCTGCCCCGGGGCATCCATCCCCACCTGCCCGGGGCATCCATCCCCACCTTCCTGGGGCATCCATCCCCACCTGCCCCGGGGCATCCATCCCCACCTTCCCCTGGCCatccccacctgccccagggcatCCATCCCCAC ctgccctggccatccccac CTGCCCCGGGGCATCCatccccacctgccccagggcatCCATCCCCACCTGCCCCAAGGCATCCATCCCCACCTTCCTGGGGCATCCATCCCCACCTGCCCCGGGGCATCCATCCCCACCTTCccgggccatccccacctgCCCCGGGCTGTTCTCACCTGCCCCGGGCCATTCACTCCCACCTGCCCCGGGCTGTTCTCACCTCTCGGGGCCGTTCCCGGGGGCATTGGGGCGCTGTCCTCgccagggcaggtggagagcagccgccccgcagcccctcagtgcTTCCGTGTCCCGCTCCCCGTTGTCccgggagaagctgcagccgaGCCAGGAGCCCGGGGAGGAGCCGGAgtccctggggccagcaggagctgccccggCTGCCCCATCTCCATTCCGAGCTTTGCCCCGCTCGCTCGGCAGCTCCGGGAGCCGGCGGGAAGCAGGAATCTTGTTTTgatttggaggggtttttttgtaaaaaacacgcaaaaaaaaggaaaggcagcagaagctccccggggagggggcgcaGGGCccggcccccccagccccccccgGCTCTCTCTCTCGATATCTATTTTTGcatttgtatatttttatataggAAACTTTaa
- the LOC129130627 gene encoding uncharacterized protein LOC129130627 isoform X8: MNPPYPRASIPTFLGHPSPPAQGIHPHLPGASIPTFPGHPSPPSRGIPSPPAPGHPSPPARGIHPHLPGASIPTCPGASIPTFPWPSPPAPGHPSPPARGIHPHLPGASIPTCPGASIPNFPGHPSPPSRGIHPHLPQAIPTCPGHPSPPAPGHPHLPRASPPAQGIHPHLPWPSPPARGIHPHLPQGIPTCPGHPSPPAPGHPSPPAPRHPSPPSWGIHPHLPRGIHPHLPGPSPPAPGCSHLPRAIHSHLPRAVLTSRGRSRGHWGAVLARAGGEQPPRSPSVLPCPAPRCPGRSCSRARSPGRSRSPWGQQELPRLPHLHSELCPARSAAPGAGGKQESCFDLEGFFCKKHAKKRKGSRSSPGRGRRARPPQPPPALSLDIYFCICIFLYRKL, encoded by the exons ATGAATCCCCCCTACCCCAGGGCATCCATCCCCACCTTCCTGGGCCATCCatccccacctgcccagggcatCCATCCCCAC CTTCCTGGGGCATCCATCCCCACCTTCCCGGGGCATCCATCCCCACCTTCCCGGGGCATCCCATCCCCACCTGCCCCGGGGCATCCATCCCCACCTGCCCGGGGCATCCATCCCCACCTTCCTGGGGCATCCATCCCCACCTGCCCCGGGGCATCCATCCCCACCTTCCCCTGGCCatccccacctgccccagggcatCCATCCCCACCTGCCCGGGGCATCCATCCCCACCTTCCTGGGGCATCCATCCCCACCTGCCCCGGGGCATCCATCCCCAACTTCCCGGGGCATCCATCCCCACCTTCCCGGGGCATCCatccccacctgccccaggccatccccacctgcccggggcatccatccccacctgccccagggcatccccacctgcccagggcatccccacctgcccagggcatccatccccacctgccctggccatccccacctgcccggggcatccatccccacctgccccagggcatccccacctgcccagggcatCCATCCCCAC ctgccccagggcatCCATCCCCACCTGCCCCAAGGCATCCATCCCCACCTTCCTGGGGCATCCATCCCCACCTGCCCCGGGGCATCCATCCCCACCTTCccgggccatccccacctgCCCCGGGCTGTTCTCACCTGCCCCGGGCCATTCACTCCCACCTGCCCCGGGCTGTTCTCACCTCTCGGGGCCGTTCCCGGGGGCATTGGGGCGCTGTCCTCgccagggcaggtggagagcagccgccccgcagcccctcagtgcTTCCGTGTCCCGCTCCCCGTTGTCccgggagaagctgcagccgaGCCAGGAGCCCGGGGAGGAGCCGGAgtccctggggccagcaggagctgccccggCTGCCCCATCTCCATTCCGAGCTTTGCCCCGCTCGCTCGGCAGCTCCGGGAGCCGGCGGGAAGCAGGAATCTTGTTTTgatttggaggggtttttttgtaaaaaacacgcaaaaaaaaggaaaggcagcagaagctccccggggagggggcgcaGGGCccggcccccccagccccccccgGCTCTCTCTCTCGATATCTATTTTTGcatttgtatatttttatataggAAACTTTaa
- the LOC129130627 gene encoding uncharacterized protein LOC129130627 isoform X4 has product MNPPYPRASIPTFLGHPSPPAQGIHPHLPGASIPTFPGHPSPPSRGIPSPPAPGHPSPPARGIHPHLPGASIPTCPGASIPTFPWPSPPAPGHPSPPARGIHPHLPGASIPTCPGASIPNFPGHPSPPSRGIHPHLPQAIPTCPGHPSPPAPGHPHLPRASPPAQGIHPHLPWPSPPARGIHPHLPQGIPTCPGHPSPPALAIPTFPGHPSPPAPGHPSPPAPRHPSPPSWGIHPHLPRGIHPHLPGPSPPAPGCSHLPRAIHSHLPRAVLTSRGRSRGHWGAVLARAGGEQPPRSPSVLPCPAPRCPGRSCSRARSPGRSRSPWGQQELPRLPHLHSELCPARSAAPGAGGKQESCFDLEGFFCKKHAKKRKGSRSSPGRGRRARPPQPPPALSLDIYFCICIFLYRKL; this is encoded by the exons ATGAATCCCCCCTACCCCAGGGCATCCATCCCCACCTTCCTGGGCCATCCatccccacctgcccagggcatCCATCCCCAC CTTCCTGGGGCATCCATCCCCACCTTCCCGGGGCATCCATCCCCACCTTCCCGGGGCATCCCATCCCCACCTGCCCCGGGGCATCCATCCCCACCTGCCCGGGGCATCCATCCCCACCTTCCTGGGGCATCCATCCCCACCTGCCCCGGGGCATCCATCCCCACCTTCCCCTGGCCatccccacctgccccagggcatCCATCCCCACCTGCCCGGGGCATCCATCCCCACCTTCCTGGGGCATCCATCCCCACCTGCCCCGGGGCATCCATCCCCAACTTCCCGGGGCATCCATCCCCACCTTCCCGGGGCATCCatccccacctgccccaggccatccccacctgcccggggcatccatccccacctgccccagggcatccccacctgcccagggcatccccacctgcccagggcatccatccccacctgccctggccatccccacctgcccggggcatccatccccacctgccccagggcatccccacctgcccagggcatCCATCCCCACCTGCCCTGGCCATTCCCACCTTCCCGGGGCATCCatccccac ctgccccagggcatCCATCCCCACCTGCCCCAAGGCATCCATCCCCACCTTCCTGGGGCATCCATCCCCACCTGCCCCGGGGCATCCATCCCCACCTTCccgggccatccccacctgCCCCGGGCTGTTCTCACCTGCCCCGGGCCATTCACTCCCACCTGCCCCGGGCTGTTCTCACCTCTCGGGGCCGTTCCCGGGGGCATTGGGGCGCTGTCCTCgccagggcaggtggagagcagccgccccgcagcccctcagtgcTTCCGTGTCCCGCTCCCCGTTGTCccgggagaagctgcagccgaGCCAGGAGCCCGGGGAGGAGCCGGAgtccctggggccagcaggagctgccccggCTGCCCCATCTCCATTCCGAGCTTTGCCCCGCTCGCTCGGCAGCTCCGGGAGCCGGCGGGAAGCAGGAATCTTGTTTTgatttggaggggtttttttgtaaaaaacacgcaaaaaaaaggaaaggcagcagaagctccccggggagggggcgcaGGGCccggcccccccagccccccccgGCTCTCTCTCTCGATATCTATTTTTGcatttgtatatttttatataggAAACTTTaa
- the LOC129130627 gene encoding uncharacterized protein LOC129130627 isoform X27, which yields MNPPYPRASIPTFLGHPSPPAQGIHPHLPLAIPTCPGASIPTFLGHPSPPSRGIHPHLPGASHPHLPRGIHPHLPGASIPTFLGHPSPPAPGHPSPPSPGHPHLPQGIHPHLPRGIHPQLPGASIPTFPGHPSPPAPGHPSPPAPRHPSPPSWGIHPHLPRGIHPHLPGPSPPAPGCSHLPRAIHSHLPRAVLTSRGRSRGHWGAVLARAGGEQPPRSPSVLPCPAPRCPGRSCSRARSPGRSRSPWGQQELPRLPHLHSELCPARSAAPGAGGKQESCFDLEGFFCKKHAKKRKGSRSSPGRGRRARPPQPPPALSLDIYFCICIFLYRKL from the exons ATGAATCCCCCCTACCCCAGGGCATCCATCCCCACCTTCCTGGGCCATCCatccccacctgcccagggcatCCATCCCCACCTTCCCCTGGCCATCCCCACCTGCCCCGGGGCATCCATCCCCACCTTCCTGGGGCATCCATCCCCACCTTCCCGGGGCATCCATCCCCACCTTCCCGGGGCATCCCATCCCCACCTGCCCCGGGGCATCCATCCCCACCTGCCCGGGGCATCCATCCCCACCTTCCTGGGGCATCCATCCCCACCTGCCCCGGGGCATCCATCCCCACCTTCCCCTGGCCatccccacctgccccagggcatCCATCCCCAC CTGCCCCGGGGCATCCATCCCCAACTTCCCGGGGCATCCATCCCCACCTTCCCGGGGCATCCatccccac ctgccccagggcatCCATCCCCACCTGCCCCAAGGCATCCATCCCCACCTTCCTGGGGCATCCATCCCCACCTGCCCCGGGGCATCCATCCCCACCTTCccgggccatccccacctgCCCCGGGCTGTTCTCACCTGCCCCGGGCCATTCACTCCCACCTGCCCCGGGCTGTTCTCACCTCTCGGGGCCGTTCCCGGGGGCATTGGGGCGCTGTCCTCgccagggcaggtggagagcagccgccccgcagcccctcagtgcTTCCGTGTCCCGCTCCCCGTTGTCccgggagaagctgcagccgaGCCAGGAGCCCGGGGAGGAGCCGGAgtccctggggccagcaggagctgccccggCTGCCCCATCTCCATTCCGAGCTTTGCCCCGCTCGCTCGGCAGCTCCGGGAGCCGGCGGGAAGCAGGAATCTTGTTTTgatttggaggggtttttttgtaaaaaacacgcaaaaaaaaggaaaggcagcagaagctccccggggagggggcgcaGGGCccggcccccccagccccccccgGCTCTCTCTCTCGATATCTATTTTTGcatttgtatatttttatataggAAACTTTaa
- the LOC129130627 gene encoding uncharacterized protein LOC129130627 isoform X31 — MNPPYPRASIPTFLGHPSPPAQGIHPHLPGASIPTFPGHPSPPSRGIPSPPAPGHPSPPARGIHPHLPGASIPTCPGASIPTFPWPSPPAPGHPSPPARGIHPHLPGASIPTCPGASIPNFPGHPSPPSRGIHPHLPQGIHPHLPRGIHPHLPGPSPPAPGCSHLPRAIHSHLPRAVLTSRGRSRGHWGAVLARAGGEQPPRSPSVLPCPAPRCPGRSCSRARSPGRSRSPWGQQELPRLPHLHSELCPARSAAPGAGGKQESCFDLEGFFCKKHAKKRKGSRSSPGRGRRARPPQPPPALSLDIYFCICIFLYRKL, encoded by the exons ATGAATCCCCCCTACCCCAGGGCATCCATCCCCACCTTCCTGGGCCATCCatccccacctgcccagggcatCCATCCCCAC CTTCCTGGGGCATCCATCCCCACCTTCCCGGGGCATCCATCCCCACCTTCCCGGGGCATCCCATCCCCACCTGCCCCGGGGCATCCATCCCCACCTGCCCGGGGCATCCATCCCCACCTTCCTGGGGCATCCATCCCCACCTGCCCCGGGGCATCCATCCCCACCTTCCCCTGGCCatccccacctgccccagggcatCCATCCCCACCTGCCCGGGGCATCCATCCCCACCTTCCTGGGGCATCCATCCCCACCTGCCCCGGGGCATCCATCCCCAACTTCCCGGGGCATCCATCCCCACCTTCCCGGGGCATCCatccccac ctgccccagggcatCCATCCCCAC CTGCCCCGGGGCATCCATCCCCACCTTCccgggccatccccacctgCCCCGGGCTGTTCTCACCTGCCCCGGGCCATTCACTCCCACCTGCCCCGGGCTGTTCTCACCTCTCGGGGCCGTTCCCGGGGGCATTGGGGCGCTGTCCTCgccagggcaggtggagagcagccgccccgcagcccctcagtgcTTCCGTGTCCCGCTCCCCGTTGTCccgggagaagctgcagccgaGCCAGGAGCCCGGGGAGGAGCCGGAgtccctggggccagcaggagctgccccggCTGCCCCATCTCCATTCCGAGCTTTGCCCCGCTCGCTCGGCAGCTCCGGGAGCCGGCGGGAAGCAGGAATCTTGTTTTgatttggaggggtttttttgtaaaaaacacgcaaaaaaaaggaaaggcagcagaagctccccggggagggggcgcaGGGCccggcccccccagccccccccgGCTCTCTCTCTCGATATCTATTTTTGcatttgtatatttttatataggAAACTTTaa
- the LOC129130627 gene encoding uncharacterized protein LOC129130627 isoform X15, which yields MNPPYPRASIPTFLGHPSPPAQGIHPHLPGASIPTFPGHPSPPSRGIPSPPAPGHPSPPARGIHPHLPGASIPTCPGASIPTFPWPSPPAPGHPSPPARGIHPHLPGASIPTCPGASIPNFPGHPSPPSRGIHPHLPQAIPTCPGHPSPPAPGHPHLPRASPPAQGIHPHLPWPSPPARGIHPHLPQGIHPHLPRGIHPHLPGPSPPAPGCSHLPRAIHSHLPRAVLTSRGRSRGHWGAVLARAGGEQPPRSPSVLPCPAPRCPGRSCSRARSPGRSRSPWGQQELPRLPHLHSELCPARSAAPGAGGKQESCFDLEGFFCKKHAKKRKGSRSSPGRGRRARPPQPPPALSLDIYFCICIFLYRKL from the exons ATGAATCCCCCCTACCCCAGGGCATCCATCCCCACCTTCCTGGGCCATCCatccccacctgcccagggcatCCATCCCCAC CTTCCTGGGGCATCCATCCCCACCTTCCCGGGGCATCCATCCCCACCTTCCCGGGGCATCCCATCCCCACCTGCCCCGGGGCATCCATCCCCACCTGCCCGGGGCATCCATCCCCACCTTCCTGGGGCATCCATCCCCACCTGCCCCGGGGCATCCATCCCCACCTTCCCCTGGCCatccccacctgccccagggcatCCATCCCCACCTGCCCGGGGCATCCATCCCCACCTTCCTGGGGCATCCATCCCCACCTGCCCCGGGGCATCCATCCCCAACTTCCCGGGGCATCCATCCCCACCTTCCCGGGGCATCCatccccacctgccccaggccatccccacctgcccggggcatccatccccacctgccccagggcatccccacctgcccagggcatccccacctgcccagggcatccatccccacctgccctggccatccccacctgcccggggcatccatccccac ctgccccagggcatCCATCCCCAC CTGCCCCGGGGCATCCATCCCCACCTTCccgggccatccccacctgCCCCGGGCTGTTCTCACCTGCCCCGGGCCATTCACTCCCACCTGCCCCGGGCTGTTCTCACCTCTCGGGGCCGTTCCCGGGGGCATTGGGGCGCTGTCCTCgccagggcaggtggagagcagccgccccgcagcccctcagtgcTTCCGTGTCCCGCTCCCCGTTGTCccgggagaagctgcagccgaGCCAGGAGCCCGGGGAGGAGCCGGAgtccctggggccagcaggagctgccccggCTGCCCCATCTCCATTCCGAGCTTTGCCCCGCTCGCTCGGCAGCTCCGGGAGCCGGCGGGAAGCAGGAATCTTGTTTTgatttggaggggtttttttgtaaaaaacacgcaaaaaaaaggaaaggcagcagaagctccccggggagggggcgcaGGGCccggcccccccagccccccccgGCTCTCTCTCTCGATATCTATTTTTGcatttgtatatttttatataggAAACTTTaa